TTACGCCCCGGTTTGGGCTTCCGAAATCCCGCCAAGCGCCGCCGTGATTTCCTCGTCGCTGATAGCCACCACCCCGGCGCGTTCGACGACCTTCGCGATGGGCAGAATCTTGGAATAGCCGCCCGTGGCGCTGTCCAGGTCCGCTGCTATGTCCAGGAGAGTGAGGCATTCCTTCAGCGCCTGTTCCCGGCTCATTTCGTGAAACGGCCCCTTGGTCCGCACGATGTAGTCGAAGGCGCCGCGGATGGGACCGCTGCCGCTGCCTGCGGCGCCGAACTCCCGCGTTTCGAATCGGGCGCCCATACCGTCGTAGAAGTAGATCCGCCCTTCATCATTCGTGGCGTCCCACGCGCTCAGCACCGGCAGAAACGCGCCGATGCCCTGCATGGCATTCGGCAGATTCTGGGCGATCATCCGTCCCAATTCGCTCAGTTTTCCGTCCAGGCTCATCTCCTGCAGTTGCGTGCGCGCGAAGTACTTGAAGGAGTGCTGGAGGTACCGGATGATATTCGTGGCGGTGGCGTAGGATCCGCTGATCGCGATGAGGGTGTGCGTGTCCAGGGGCACGATCTTCTCCGCGCGGTCGTACAGAATCGCCGTGCCGCCTGTGGCGCGGCGGTCCCCGACGTTCAGGACGCCATCCTTGTACTTCACCGCGATGACGGTGGTTCCGTGGATCTCCGTCACATCGCCGGGTCCGGATATAGCCCCCGGCCTCGCGATCGGGTGGCCGGTTCTCTCCAGCACCGCCAGAAAATCCCCTGCCCTGCCGGCGCCGTCAAATGGTTGCTGCTGTCGCTCTTCGATCTGGTTCCGCATAAGCACCTTCCGCCTTCGTCGTACCGCTACTCTCCGCTCCGCTGCCGGTATCGTTTCGCCTGGTCGGGGTCCACGCGTTTCATGCGTTCCATGAGGCGGCGTGTGTCCGGACGTTTCACATCCGGACGGCCCGGTCCTCCACCGCCATCTCCCAGCTTCCGGGCGGGCTCCGGACCAGGAAGCACGCGTCGCTCCTCAAATTGCACTGCCATCTCAGACCTCCCAGGCGCCTGCCTCATAGCAGACCGAATCAAGAAATCGCCATCCTGATGGATGCGCCGAGTTTCCATGTAACAAAGGGTGTTTCGGACTCTCGCTCAGGAAGCCAGCGCAGCCACTGCCTCTTCTTCCGTCGCCGCCCCCAGAACGGCCTCGGCGCAGCGGGCGCTTGTCCGCGGTCCGGACACCCCCAACTCTACGACTACCCGTTCCGCTCCCAGGTTCAGTACCACTCCACCCCACGAGACGCTCTCGATGCTCTCCGCGAACCGCTGCACAAAGGCTCCACGTACCGCCGCGCGGGTATCCGCGGGCGGTTCGAGCATAGCGCGTGACACTCGGCCATCATCAATTAAACGCGTCACGTGGCCATCCTGTTCCAACCCCTGGTACAATCCGTTTTCCGGATCCACATCGCTGTAGGCAAGATCCAGGCTGCGCATCAGCGGGTCGTCCCAATCCAGGCCTTCCGATTCCCGAAACTCCTCCAGGAGGCGAAGCTTGGCAACCCAGTCCAGGCGGTCCGCCAGACCCATAGGGTCGCGCTCCAGTTCGTCGAGCGTGCGCAGCCATTCACGCCCCACCCAGCAAAGGTCGTCCGGCAGTTCGGTGAGCGCCTTGAGCGCCTCCTCGCAGTAGACCCTCTGGATATTGACCGCGCTCATCGTGCGCTTTCCATCCAGTTCGACGAGCCACTTGTGCGAGGGGTCTCTGGAAACATCGCGGATGGCCTTCACCGGGTCCCGGAGAGTTATCGCCGGGCGCCACCCCGTCTCCAGCAGACGCAGGACCAGCGCCATGCTGCCCACCTTCAGCGCTGTGGAGGTTTCGCACATATTAGCGTCACCAACGATAACGTGCAACCGCCTGTACCTGGCGGCGTCCGCGTGCGGTTCATCCCGCGTGTTGACGATGGGCCGTTTCGCCAACGTATCGACGCTGGCCTCCTCGGTGACAAAATCCGCCCGCTGGCTCAACTGGTACACGCAATCGCTGCGCGACGCGGGTTCCAGCCCGACTTTGCCCGCGCCGGCGAATATCTGTCGCGTAACCAGAAACGGTATCAGCGCGCGTTCCATCTCCAGATACGGGACGGAACGCGAGAGAAGATAGCTTTCGTGGCACCCGTAGGATGCGCCGTGAAAATCGGTGTTGTTCTTGTAGATCGTTACCGGTTCGCCGGTCTCCGCGTGGGTCTGTGCGCACTCCCACACGATGCGTTCCCCTGCCCTATCGTGCGCGACGAGGTCGAAGAGATTACGGCATTCCGGGGTCGCATACTCGGGGTGCCCGTGGTCGTTGTAGAATCGGGCGCCGTTAGCCAGCACGCGGTCCGATCGCTCGTCACTCTGGTTCCTGAAATGCGCGCTGCTCTTGTCGAACTGAGCGTCCGTCGCGTCGCGCGTCAGATGGCTGACATCGAATCCGCGCATATCCCGCCGCGGATTCTCCGCGCCGTAGTTCCACGGTGAAGCGTACCGCCCTTTGTACGCGCGAACAACTCCCCGCGCTTCCGCCAGCATATCGGAAGCGCCCTTACCGTCAACGTGAATACCGTACTCGGTTTCGATGCCGTACATAGTGAGAGCATCCAGCATTCGGCATCCAGCATTCAGTCCCCGGTCCGGCGTCTGGCCTGGATGCTGAATCCTGGATGCCGGATGCTTCAGCCGTATATCTCCGGTCGTCTGTCCCCGAACAGATCCATTTCGAATTCGCCGGGGCGGATGATTACCCGCTTGTCCCGCGAACGCGATACGTCCACGTCGGCGTAGAGAATAGTCTCGCTTGAACCGTCCGCCTCGGCGACCTTCGCGCCGCCGGGATCGCAGATCTGGCTCCGGCCGATGAACGTGAAGCCTCTCTCCGTCCCTACCCGGTTGCACGCGACCAGCCAGGCCCGGTTTTCATATGCCCGCGTTCGCGCCACGAAATCCGGCGAAGACTCTGCCCCTTCCGGCCAGTTGGTCGGCACGCAGATGATGTCTGCGCCCTTCAGGCCCAGCGTGCGTGCCGCCTCCGGGAAGCGTAGGTCGTAGCAGATGATCGTGCCCACTCTCCCGACCGGTGTGTCCACGACCTCCAGGCAGCCGCCCTTTGCGGTATGCTTGTCGATACCGAGGAACGGCAGGTGCGTCTTCCTGTAAACGGAAGGCTCGGCGGCGTCCGGCGTTACGGTAAGGGCCGCGTTGTACAGTGCGTCACCGTCGGGCAGCAGTGTGCCGACAACGGCCGTCACGTCGTACGCACGGCACGCGTCAACAAGGTCCGGGATGACTGCTTGCGCTTCGTAAGCGGCCGGCATCGCCTCGTCCTTCGACGTAAAGCAATACCCCGTCAGCGCGCACTCCGGGAACACGATGAGCCGTGCCCCCCGCGACGCTGCCTTGTGCAGGAAACTACGGACGCGGTCCAGATTGCAGTCCACGTCCGAGAATGCCACGTCCATCTGAACCGCCGCAACCTTTGTCGTTTCAGCCATCGAAGCCCCCCAGTATCGAGTATTGAGAATTGAGGGATCGCTCCGTCCGGTCTCAATTCCCGAGTCTCAAGTCTCAGTTCTCGCCTCTCAGATCACGTTCCGGCGCCCTCGCCCGCCGCCGCCATCCGTCCGGATCGGACGCACGTTCACCACGTTCTCCGGCTCGTAATCCAGGAGCTTCAACCAGTCCTCCTGGGTGTCGCTCTTCGGGAAGATCTCGTTCTCCTTGAACTCCGTCTTCACCGCGCGCTCCAGGTCCTCCTGCGTCAGGCCGGTGTCCGGGTTGCCGCTCTCGATGGCCCGCTTGATGGCGTAGTCCTTAGCCCGCTCCACAACGCTCATCAGGAGCGCCCCGCTGAGCAGGTCGCGCCAGTAGAGGGTTTCCGAGCTCCCGTTGCGGAAAAATACCTCCAGGAACCGCGTCTCATCCTCCCGCCGGAAGATATACGCCAGCGTGCCGTCCACCAGCGCCTTGCGCGCCTTCTCCTTGTCGCAATCGTTCGCCTCAAGCGCGCTGATGTCCAGCGGGATGGTCGGGTGCAGGTAAATGCCCAGGATGTCCTTGGCGGCGCGCTTGTCCGGCCGGTTGATCTTCACCTTCCGGTCGATGCGTTCCGGCCGCAGGATGGCGGGGTCGATGTAGTCCGGCCGGTTGCTCGTCAGCAGAACCACCACGTTTTCCAGCTTTACCAGGCCGTCCATCTCCGCGGAAAACTGCGGCACAACCGTATTCGAGATGTTCAGATACCGCCCGCTCGACCGCGTGCGCAGAATACTCTCCGCCTCGTCGATGAAGATGAACACCAGGTGTCCGGTCGATGCCTTTTCGCGGGCAGTGCTGAAGATCTCGCGGACCATCCGCTCGGTCTCGCCCAGCCACATGTTCAGAATCTTTGGGCCGTTGATGTACATGAAGTACTCTTTCATGTTCTTGCCCGTCTGCTTGTTGTACTCCCGTGTCAGGTTGTACGCGGTGGCCTTGCCGATGAGCGTCTTGCCGCACCCCGGAGGTCCGAATAGCAGGATGCCCTTCAGAGGCTTCTTTTCAAAACGTTCGTAAATCTCCGGGTGCAGCAGCGGACCCTCGATGGTATCGCGGATCAGACGGATCGCCTCGTCTTGGCCGCCGATGGCGATCCACGGGATTTCCGGCACCGTCTCCAGGAAATAGTCCTGCGATTCGGTCTGCTCGAAGTGCTCCAGCGCCACCCGCATGGATGGCTCCAGCCGGACTTCGTCACCCTTCTTCAGCCCAACGTCCGTGAGCGTCGCGCCGCGCTGAACGATGCGGCCCGACTGGCCCTGGGGGTCTGTTGCCACGCGAAGGCGGTCACCTTCCAGCACGTCGGAGACTTTCACGATCGGTCCGGCGGTATGCGGCCCCATGTCGCCCACGACCGCGTAGGCCTCGTTTACCCGTACGCGTGTACCCACGCGAAGGTGAGGGTCCTGCATTTTGGGATCGACCTTGGACACGAATTCCGTGTCTCCGACACTGATCAAAACGTTTCCCTCATCATCGGCCACACCCAGATAGGTTCCCAGGCGGTTCGCCGGCTGCGTCAGCTTCTCATACGCTTCCTCATACTCCGAGAGCACGCCCTGAGCCTCGTCCAACTGCTTTTCGTCAACTTCCACCTGGTGCCGCAGCATCAGCAATTGGCGCAGCATGCGCGGGTCTTCCATCGCAGAGGGTGACGACAGAATCTCGTCCATGAGCGCGCTTGCCCGCAATTGAGTCTCCGGAATCTCGAAATCATCGTCCATCTCAAACTTGTCACGCTTCGCCATCATCCCCCGCCTTTCCGCACGCCCGAACTCGACCACAAAGACACGCCTGTAATACCCGCCCGCGTCGCGGTAGTGTCGGCGTCCGCGCCGACAACGGGCGCGCAGCGTCCGCCTGCGTTGGCCGGCCCGTTGGGTCGGCTGTCGGCGAGGACGCCGACACTACCGGTCAAACCTACATTAGTGGTGCATAAACACCGCATCTCACTTCCAACTTCCCACTTCCCACATCCCACTTCCCACATCCAAAAGCGGGACCCCTCTTGAAGAGAGGCCCCGCTTAGGATGACACCCGCGCCGGAATACGGGTTCCGAAACCGTTAGTGCCGGTTCTTGCGCGCGTACCAGCGGTTCTTTTCATCCCAGCCCGGGAATCCGGACGAGAACTCGGAACGCTTCTCCGGCTTCATCGATGAAACGTGCCCGTCGCACCACAGATACTCGTTCATGCCGTTGTGCCAGCCCTCGGACCAGGCTTTCTCATCGTCGCTCGCCGGGTTGTCGTAATAGCCCATGACCTGGTTGATGGAACCGGCGCGCCCAACGTAACCGGTGGCGCGGTTGTAGATTCCCTCGTAGAGAAGAACCGTGCCGGCGGAGGTCTTGAGCTGCGTGATGACTATACCGCCGTCGATGTTGTTACACGCGGGGTATTCCACGTCCGGTGTGCTTCGCAAGTACGAGTTCATGCCGTAACTGCGAGGCGCGAAGCCGTTCGCGGCGTTGGCCTGCTTTGTCGAAAGCCCCTTCGCTTCGTAACCGGGGCAGGTCCAGATACCCGCCGCTGATTTCTGAGCCCTGGCGCCCCGCGAAACGTAGGCGTTCAACGTGGCTCCGTTGTTCTGATCCCAAACATCGTTCCAACTGGCCTGACCGCCTGGGCTGGGCAAGCGCTGCTCGTAATCGTCGGCGTACATCATGAACGCCGTGCCGAACTGCTTCAGGTTCGATGCGCACGTTGTCGCCTGTGCCCTTTGCCGGGCCTTCGCGAATACCGGGAAGAGGATCGCGGCCAGAATCGCAATGATGGCAATCACAACCAGCAACTCAATCAGCGTGAAGCCCGCCGAGTGGTGTTTCTTCAAGTCAGTGTTCTCCTTATCAACTCAAGCAACGGGGAGACGGTGCTCCCGCTCCTCAAGTCCAACCCCCGGACTACGGCCCTCGCCGCAAGCCCGCGTGGTTCCGGAAATGTCCATCGGTCCCCCGTGATTATACCGAAATCCTTCGCTCTCCCGCAAGCATGCTAGCGAAGCGATCAACCGTCGGGAGCCGGGAGCCGGTGGACCGAACTGGGACGCCATATGCGAACCCTCCTCCGGTCTTCCGGCTCCCGATTCCCGTCTGGTTATTGCAGCGTGTCGAGGTGATTGACCGTCCGGATGATTCGCATCACGTCCAGCAGGTCGATTTTGCCGTCGGGCGTCGTAGTCGTCGGGAACACGTCGCCGTTCACAATGCTCACGGTTGGGTCGTTGCCCGGCACGAGGCCGGCGTAGACCTTCAGCGCGAGGACGGCGTCCGCTTCGGTCACCGCACCGCTCTTGTCAATATCGCCGTACAGAACGGTCTGCCCAATGGTGAACGCTGTGCTGTTGGCCGGTGTCAACAGGCTTGCGCCCTTGCCGGTGCTCGTCGCGGTCAGCACGTAGCCGGTGCCGGCCAGGTCTATCGAGAGCCCGCTGAACGTGGCCACGCCATTGACTGCGTTTACGCTGGCGGCGCCGCTCAGAACGGCGCCGGCCGTGCCGGTCCCGCTCTTGATGACCAGGTTGACCGGGCCGGTGAAGGCGCTAGCCGTCGCGCCGGCGGATGTCTGAACGGTTACGGCCAGAGGCGTCGCGAATGTGACGCCCGGCGGGGTTCCCACCGGTTGTGCCGTGAATGCCAGCTTCACGGGGATGGCCGCCGGAGCCGTGCCGGCCTCAACGAGGTCGCTCTGCATCCGAACCTTTAGCTGCCACGCATCGGCGGAGGCGGTCTTGTAGTAGTCGGAGATTCCCGTAACGCTGTACGTATGGCCGGCCACCGGGTAGGTGGTGAGCTTGGCGTTGGTATGGACGAACAACTGGCCTACCGATGTTCCGTCGCTTACCGTAAAGGACGCAGTGCCGGACGTTGCGGTGCCGGAGATGACGTAGAGGCCGGTGTTCACAACCAACTGGCCTACCTTGGAAGGCCAACCGGCGGTGGTCACCGTCGCGGGCGTCAACGGCGTTCCGTTTCCGGTGGAAGCCGCGGAGGCCCCAGTGTAGGACCAGTCCACCTCGACGCTGCCGCTGAACGTCACTTTGAAGCCCGTCGCATCGATCGGGTCGCCGATGTTGGCTGCCAGCGGAGCCAAGTTATTGAACAGGTAGAGGCCGCCCGACGAATCCTGGATGTAGGACTGGCCGGCGCCGGTTGTCCCGACCGCCGTGGCCACGCCGGTGATGATATGTACCTGCGTGTAGTCCGCCACCGCGCGGGCCTGGGCGATATTGGTCACCTCAACCACGGGCGTTACGACCGTGAGGCTGATCACGGCATTGCCAACCTTCGTGCCGTTGGTGGCGGTAACGTTCAGTTTGGCCGGTCCAAGGGGCGCGCTTCCCGAGACCAGGAGGTCATAGGTGAAGTTTCCGGTCCCGTCGTTGGTCAGAGGCTGAGTGGCGGAACCGCCGAGCGGCGTCAGGTCCACGGTCACGGTCGGACCGACAGGCACGCTGGTGGTTACACCCAGTGTGGTGATGGACCCGCGCGCTACCACGGGCGGAGTCGCTGATGTCGCGGAGATAAGGCCAACGCCCGTGCGGATGAAGTCATTCGCATCGCGCGGGCGGAAGTTGATCGAGGGCGTGAAGTCCGTGATCGCCGCGGGGCCGGTCACCGAATAGATGTCCCCGACCTTGATGCCATCAAACGTTACGACGCTGGTTGTCCCTGTTCCCACTACGGTGGCAGGGATCGGATTCGCGGGAACGCCAGGATATGGAATTGCCGCGCCCGCGGTTGCGTTGCGGTGCAGATAGACGGTCGCCTGCTTACCGCTCGCGTCGGCGACGGTAATCAACGCGCTGTTGCCTCCCCCGCTGATTTTGGCCGGGGCTCCCGTTGTAGAGATGGATACAACCGTCAACTCATCGACCTTCACCAGGTCGCTGCTCAGCGATGGCGTTGCCAACAGGTCGGCCAGCGTAACGGTTTTGACCGCGGGAAGGGCCACGCCGGAGGCGTTGATAGTGAGCCCGGACATCGTGGTGATCTCGTTTTCGGCGTGATAGACGTCCATCGTTCCCATGAACGTAATGTCCTGGCCAAGCTGGAGACCGGTGGCATCGATGGAAGTGCCATCGATCGTCAATCCGTCGAACAGCGTGGCCGCCCGGGCGCCGGGGGTTCCGTCGGGGTCCTGAATGTAGGCGTTTCCGTTGCTGATCGCGGTGACGATGCCGCGTACCTTCGCTACGGTCAGCCGCGGGAGCGCTACCGCGGCGCCGACGGTGATCGGGGCGTTCGGGTCGATAACTGTGAATGTGGTGGTCCCGGCGCCGGTCTTGGCGGGGCTACCGCTGTCCGTGGCGGTTACCACGATGGAAGCCTGGCCGAACGGAGCGGCGGCCGGAACGGTGAAGGTGCCGGCGTATGAATTGCCGGTGGTATTGGTGAGCGTGGCGGTCGTTCCGCCGATCGGTGTCAGGTCGGCGGTTACGGTTGCCACGGCGCCATTAGTGCCGGCGACCGCGGTCGCGGTGATGGCGATTCCCGTGGCGCCCGGGACGCCACTCGCGGGATTGATGACGACGTCCGAAACCGTCGGGCCGGTAAGGACGACGCCGCATATAACGAGCGGGCTGCTGCTGTTCCGCGGCGCGGGCGGTCCGGTAATGAAATCGGCGCTGTTGTTGTCTGTATCCTGGCACCCGTCTGATTTGCGCAAAGCAGCGGTCGTATTGCTCAGCACCGGGGCTGCTGCGGTTTCGGAGCAGGTGGCCGAGCCGACCCCCAACATGTCAACGATGCTGCTTCCAGTAGGACAAGCCACGGCCCCCAGGGGGTTGGCGTCGCTCACGAGAGCGATCTTGAAGTTGCTGCCGCTCATCGCGATGGCGCCAGTGGCATCCGGCGTTGGCAGGTTTGTCGTACCGCCCGCGCCGGCAGCCTCCTGAACTAGGTAGTAGCCCCCGCCGGGTATGGTCCCAGACAGCAGGGTTGCGTTCGTCGACGGATTCGTTCCGGAGTAGACCAACGCTGCTGGGAAATTCCCCGTTGCAGAAGAGTACTGGATCGTCCACCCCGTAACATCTACCGAAGCGGTGCCGACGTTATGCAACTCGATGAAGTCGTTCTTCAGCGTTGCGCCGCTGTTTCCGCCGCCGCCGTATGCCTGGCTGATCACAATCGTGGTGCTCACGGCGTTTGCCGGCCGCAGCCCCATCAAGGAAATGGCGGTTGCAGCGAAGGCCCATACTGCGGCCCGCCTCAACCATCTCTCGGAAATCATAGCTGATGTCTCCCGTGGGTCGTTGGCCCGGACGGGCCATGTTGGGGCCCCAGGACGGCCCGAAAAGTCGCTCTCGCGGCACGAGACGCCGCCGGTTGACCTGCCACCGGTCGGTCCGATCGCCGCGACCATGCTAGTCTATCGCTCCCCGGTGAAGCTAAGGAGAACGGCGCCTTAAGGTTGCCCCATTTTGCCCTTAGGCTGGCGTGCCGGGAGCGCGGAGGACCGCGTCCGGGGAGCGTCCACTTCACCTCAATTCGGCGTTGCAGCGCGAATCATTGTGGGAGCGGAGCGCGGCGCCATCCTGAAGCCAGGTCCGAAGTCCAAATGCGGCACAAAATACACAATATCTGGGGGCAAGTTCGCCCACAGACACTATATCTTGTGCAACGTGGTGTGTCAACTTTTCCTGTGCCCCGCCGATTCGTCACCCGGACCCACGCCTGCTTTCTCCCGCGCATTGACGTTTGCGCCGCTATACCTGAACCGCTCGCCGTGACGCGGAGTCCTAATCCATGAACGACCCGTGCACTGGGCGATGACACAGTCTTGGCGCTCAGTGGAAAGGACAGGAGAATGAAAACCTTAACAGTGCTGCTTGGCGCCGCGGTCGCACTCTCAATTCCGGCATCCGCCCGGCCGAGCCGGGACCTCGGGCCACTGGGCAATATCACATGGACCGCCGAGACCGTGCGTATTGTGCTTACGCGCCTCGATCTTGGGCGCTCTCAGCGCGACAAAGTCTACGAAGTTATTGGCAGTGCCAGGAACGAGGCCAGGGATATCGAACGCAACCGGCATCTCAATCTGTTCGAGCGGCAGGAGCGCCTGGCCGACGTTAGCACCGAACTTCGAGGCCGCGTAATCCACGTGCTGACCGGTGACCAAAAAGACCGCCTCCGCGAAATTCTCGGCGGCGATCGCAACCGAGGACCGCGTTACCGCCCCAACGGTAATCGCCGCGACAACAACAGCGGCTACGACGACCGGGATTACTCACCGTTCGGACGCGCCCCGAACGACCGCCAGGATCGGAACGATTGGCCCTGGCAGTAACCCGTGAAGACAGCGCCGGGTGACAGGCTTATAAGGCCTGCCACCCGGCCTCCGCGTGTGATACAATAGATCGGGGCCGCCTGGTTGCGGCCAAAGGATCACACCATGTTGTCACCGCGCGGAAGGACGGCGCCCTGCCGTGGTTTCACACTGATTGAACTGCTCGTGGTCATAGCGATCATCGCGATCCTGGCCGCGATCCTCTTCCCGGTTTTCGCCAAAGCCCGCGAACGCGCCAAACAGACGGAATGCCTCAACAACCTGAAGCAGTTCGGGGTTGCGTTTCGCACCTATGCCGACGACTCAGACGGCTATATGCCTCATGACTGGCGCGGCGTTCCGGAGCCGGGTTCCCGCCTTTCCCGCGCAGGCAGCACGGACGGAGGGCCGATATGGCC
The window above is part of the Armatimonadota bacterium genome. Proteins encoded here:
- a CDS encoding proteasome subunit alpha produces the protein MRNQIEERQQQPFDGAGRAGDFLAVLERTGHPIARPGAISGPGDVTEIHGTTVIAVKYKDGVLNVGDRRATGGTAILYDRAEKIVPLDTHTLIAISGSYATATNIIRYLQHSFKYFARTQLQEMSLDGKLSELGRMIAQNLPNAMQGIGAFLPVLSAWDATNDEGRIYFYDGMGARFETREFGAAGSGSGPIRGAFDYIVRTKGPFHEMSREQALKECLTLLDIAADLDSATGGYSKILPIAKVVERAGVVAISDEEITAALGGISEAQTGA
- a CDS encoding ubiquitin-like protein UBact, with the translated sequence MAVQFEERRVLPGPEPARKLGDGGGGPGRPDVKRPDTRRLMERMKRVDPDQAKRYRQRSGE
- a CDS encoding proteasome accessory factor PafA2 family protein; translated protein: MLDALTMYGIETEYGIHVDGKGASDMLAEARGVVRAYKGRYASPWNYGAENPRRDMRGFDVSHLTRDATDAQFDKSSAHFRNQSDERSDRVLANGARFYNDHGHPEYATPECRNLFDLVAHDRAGERIVWECAQTHAETGEPVTIYKNNTDFHGASYGCHESYLLSRSVPYLEMERALIPFLVTRQIFAGAGKVGLEPASRSDCVYQLSQRADFVTEEASVDTLAKRPIVNTRDEPHADAARYRRLHVIVGDANMCETSTALKVGSMALVLRLLETGWRPAITLRDPVKAIRDVSRDPSHKWLVELDGKRTMSAVNIQRVYCEEALKALTELPDDLCWVGREWLRTLDELERDPMGLADRLDWVAKLRLLEEFRESEGLDWDDPLMRSLDLAYSDVDPENGLYQGLEQDGHVTRLIDDGRVSRAMLEPPADTRAAVRGAFVQRFAESIESVSWGGVVLNLGAERVVVELGVSGPRTSARCAEAVLGAATEEEAVAALAS
- a CDS encoding carbon-nitrogen hydrolase family protein → MAETTKVAAVQMDVAFSDVDCNLDRVRSFLHKAASRGARLIVFPECALTGYCFTSKDEAMPAAYEAQAVIPDLVDACRAYDVTAVVGTLLPDGDALYNAALTVTPDAAEPSVYRKTHLPFLGIDKHTAKGGCLEVVDTPVGRVGTIICYDLRFPEAARTLGLKGADIICVPTNWPEGAESSPDFVARTRAYENRAWLVACNRVGTERGFTFIGRSQICDPGGAKVAEADGSSETILYADVDVSRSRDKRVIIRPGEFEMDLFGDRRPEIYG
- a CDS encoding AAA family ATPase encodes the protein MMAKRDKFEMDDDFEIPETQLRASALMDEILSSPSAMEDPRMLRQLLMLRHQVEVDEKQLDEAQGVLSEYEEAYEKLTQPANRLGTYLGVADDEGNVLISVGDTEFVSKVDPKMQDPHLRVGTRVRVNEAYAVVGDMGPHTAGPIVKVSDVLEGDRLRVATDPQGQSGRIVQRGATLTDVGLKKGDEVRLEPSMRVALEHFEQTESQDYFLETVPEIPWIAIGGQDEAIRLIRDTIEGPLLHPEIYERFEKKPLKGILLFGPPGCGKTLIGKATAYNLTREYNKQTGKNMKEYFMYINGPKILNMWLGETERMVREIFSTAREKASTGHLVFIFIDEAESILRTRSSGRYLNISNTVVPQFSAEMDGLVKLENVVVLLTSNRPDYIDPAILRPERIDRKVKINRPDKRAAKDILGIYLHPTIPLDISALEANDCDKEKARKALVDGTLAYIFRREDETRFLEVFFRNGSSETLYWRDLLSGALLMSVVERAKDYAIKRAIESGNPDTGLTQEDLERAVKTEFKENEIFPKSDTQEDWLKLLDYEPENVVNVRPIRTDGGGGRGRRNVI
- a CDS encoding prepilin-type N-terminal cleavage/methylation domain-containing protein, producing the protein MKKHHSAGFTLIELLVVIAIIAILAAILFPVFAKARQRAQATTCASNLKQFGTAFMMYADDYEQRLPSPGGQASWNDVWDQNNGATLNAYVSRGARAQKSAAGIWTCPGYEAKGLSTKQANAANGFAPRSYGMNSYLRSTPDVEYPACNNIDGGIVITQLKTSAGTVLLYEGIYNRATGYVGRAGSINQVMGYYDNPASDDEKAWSEGWHNGMNEYLWCDGHVSSMKPEKRSEFSSGFPGWDEKNRWYARKNRH
- a CDS encoding lamin tail domain-containing protein; translated protein: MISERWLRRAAVWAFAATAISLMGLRPANAVSTTIVISQAYGGGGNSGATLKNDFIELHNVGTASVDVTGWTIQYSSATGNFPAALVYSGTNPSTNATLLSGTIPGGGYYLVQEAAGAGGTTNLPTPDATGAIAMSGSNFKIALVSDANPLGAVACPTGSSIVDMLGVGSATCSETAAAPVLSNTTAALRKSDGCQDTDNNSADFITGPPAPRNSSSPLVICGVVLTGPTVSDVVINPASGVPGATGIAITATAVAGTNGAVATVTADLTPIGGTTATLTNTTGNSYAGTFTVPAAAPFGQASIVVTATDSGSPAKTGAGTTTFTVIDPNAPITVGAAVALPRLTVAKVRGIVTAISNGNAYIQDPDGTPGARAATLFDGLTIDGTSIDATGLQLGQDITFMGTMDVYHAENEITTMSGLTINASGVALPAVKTVTLADLLATPSLSSDLVKVDELTVVSISTTGAPAKISGGGNSALITVADASGKQATVYLHRNATAGAAIPYPGVPANPIPATVVGTGTTSVVTFDGIKVGDIYSVTGPAAITDFTPSINFRPRDANDFIRTGVGLISATSATPPVVARGSITTLGVTTSVPVGPTVTVDLTPLGGSATQPLTNDGTGNFTYDLLVSGSAPLGPAKLNVTATNGTKVGNAVISLTVVTPVVEVTNIAQARAVADYTQVHIITGVATAVGTTGAGQSYIQDSSGGLYLFNNLAPLAANIGDPIDATGFKVTFSGSVEVDWSYTGASAASTGNGTPLTPATVTTAGWPSKVGQLVVNTGLYVISGTATSGTASFTVSDGTSVGQLFVHTNAKLTTYPVAGHTYSVTGISDYYKTASADAWQLKVRMQSDLVEAGTAPAAIPVKLAFTAQPVGTPPGVTFATPLAVTVQTSAGATASAFTGPVNLVIKSGTGTAGAVLSGAASVNAVNGVATFSGLSIDLAGTGYVLTATSTGKGASLLTPANSTAFTIGQTVLYGDIDKSGAVTEADAVLALKVYAGLVPGNDPTVSIVNGDVFPTTTTPDGKIDLLDVMRIIRTVNHLDTLQ